DNA from Hippoglossus hippoglossus isolate fHipHip1 chromosome 13, fHipHip1.pri, whole genome shotgun sequence:
gtggatcaataaagttttatctgaTCTTATTCATGAAGcaaatattcaaaacatttaatttttatGTGTTTCAATGTCTCATTTGAGTTTTGGACTAATGATCAAAAATagacttttgacattttattgaataaatattgtaaatgatTAACTGATCAAAATAATTTTAAGTtgattgaaaataaacattagtTAAACTCTTATCCTCCACTAATGTAATATATGACTTTATAActataatacaatatataactCAAGTAAAGTAAACTTGCAGtatttagtttctctctttgttAGTATTATAGCACATTTAATGGGAAATTAATTTAACAGCAGTCATTTataattattcattcataaagcaacataatacaaatattaatatgatatctcaatatatatataaatatatatatggacTTTACATaggttaaaaacagagaaagcaaatacaagcaaataactagaaatataaaaatgtgtcatttaaaacCTTGAAGAAATTTAAGAAATTTAAAACCTTGAAGAAAAGACTTGTGACTTTTACTGTGTTACTCATCTGTGTAATAGTCTGTGACAGATTAGATGGAATCATTAGCAAATAAGAAACAAATTCATGAGCAGCTAACAGGTGCTTTGTCTCGAACTCAGAGAGGAACTTGGGAAAATACAACTTCCAccaataaaacactaaaacgTTTCCCCGAGTTTCAAGGGGAAagttctgcagcttctctctccGGCTGTTTGATGCGTTCAGTGCGTTCCTCAGAGGTGTGAGCGGTGTTTCTGCACACAGCAGCGCTCACATGATTTGCATGGAGCCGCAGTTCTCAAACAGCATCACTTTACATAGAAGCCCTGCAGCCTCGCACGGGGAACACTGAGCGCTCTGTTCCTGCTCTCACATGAAATGAGGAGATATGCAGGGAAATCGTGTGTGTGTCGGAGAATCCACTGTAAAATCGGATTCTTCTCTGACTGAACGCCGGAACTTGTCAGCGTTAACGCGGGTCAAGTGACACTTTGTGTTGTGCAGCCGTTCCCATGTTTGCTCATGGAGCCGAGGGCGTTACTCACGGTGGGAGGCGGCTCCAGGTGGAGGGTCGTCAGCAGCAGGTCACGAGACACGCCATTGGCTCTCTTGTATCTCTGACCGATCATTTTGTTCAAGTCATGGAAACCGTCCAACAGCCTGCGACGTCAAACACGGGTGACACATGTTAAATTACAGatcataataaaacacagatgtgcACTTTGTGTCAAACCATCACACTTATATTTGATCACATTTAGGgcaataaaactaaatcagtatttattgtaatattgtttATTAATAGCAATATAAAAAAGGTTCAGTATATATGGATATTTATTTAAGTACAgggaggaggtataacacattaTTGACTGACCTCAGAtatgtaaaatgttgttgtttatcaaatcagtctttaaacttaaaagaaataattacatttatagaaataattatatagatttatatataattttgaCCATATCGTCCAGCACTGATCATATTTACAGCACGAGTGAGTTCATGATGTtataaatgaaagtgaaaactgACGGCTCCACTGATTGATTGTCCTGCTTGCAGTTCACCACATTAACCACTTGGTGGCTACAATTTAATATACTTCTATGAATGTATCCGAGCTGCACATGTGACCAGTTGAAATGAGGCCTTTGtttggaacccccccccccccccccccccccatgacccGTGACTGAGTTCATCAGAAACAAACTgtagaaatgtttaaaacactGAGTAACCTTGGTTCTCTGAGTGAAGAGACTGTCTACGTGTCTTTAACACTCcgtgaagaaagaaaattattCCTCTCACTATAATTAAGGTTATACAACTATTATCCAGCAACTTCTTGTATGAATGAAGTTACATATTAACAGATTATTTCGTCCTATTACACTGCACAGAAatcaaatattagttttttaaatgaaaggcTGTGAAATTCAGAATCCGTCATTCTCTTCAAGCTAATTATGAGCAGATCATGTAGATTTTCCAGCGGCTTCAGATATCTCATCATCTACAAACTGCGGAAAGGAGTTCAAACATTCactgaacacagcaggaaatctAAATGATGTGGTTATGTGAACACACATGAAGGGGACCCGGCGGAGAAGAACCCCTACGTACCCCTGGTCCTGGCTGGCTCCGCCCCGGAGGAGCTGCGCCAGGGTGGGAACAGCGTGGAGGTCGCCCGGCGAGGAGCCAGGCGGCGAGGGGAAGGCCTCAGCGAAGACAGACGcctgcagaggagacagacggacagagagagaagcatcagagagacagtggagggtaacagtgttttcatctgcctgCTGCACGTGAGACGATTTTTAAACTTTGCCTGACCACAGACATAACGACAGATGTCAGTGATTTCTAACTCAGGTTGTGGGTTTCATCCAGGCGCTGCTTCACACTACACGAGTCTCGGCGATTCAAATTGTAaatttcaaacatgtttgatttttatgATTGGAAATGGTGGAGTTTCCAGTTCAGTTGGTGACATTAGAATTATGTCTGTGAGCGCCTCAGATGAAAATGATCATTTCACCACATAATCCGTTCAGATCAGCTGAATCTGACCCTGAATCAGCCGGATTATCCTCCAGTGTGATGCAGACATTGAATAAAAGATTCTGGAGAAATAAGAACAAGTTAAAACACTAAATCTGCATCTTCTCACTGTGTTAATGTCCAGTGTGGAAAAACAACCCTGACAGCTCAGAGCGGGATCATGTGAATATGACATCAGACACGTAGACAAACTACTGACTCATCTTTTTAAAACTTCGTCACCTAATCCCCCGGGGCTGTGTCGGGTCGAGctgtgtttccatggtaacgGTGCAGTGGTGGATATTGGTGtaattgttttaacattttcagttttttatgtttactAAAAGTCTGTGCGCGATTTGCCTGCGTGCAAACAGGCACTTATTGGTTCTTACTGACGACGTATGAACACAGAGACAACCGTACCAGGTTCTGATTGGCCGACAGCCTGTCTCTCCTCGCCTCCACAGCGCCGGTCGGCCACCACTGTCCCGCGACGTCTCGACCTTCATCTGACGAGGGAAAGGCCGTCCAGGCGTCGTCTGATTGGTGGAAGGAGCTGTCCGTCCAGCCTTGCGTCCACTGGGTCGACTCCCCGGCTGCTtcccgacacacagacacacacacacacacacacacacacacagttataagCAGAGATATAAGGATCTTATACAGGATCCATTTCTGAGCAAATCAAACCAGAACTATCTGAAAGTGCAGAGGTTTAGATTCTTGTACTTTGGCGTGAAGTGAAGTTACAACTTGGCAGACAACTCCAGAGCAAACTTCTGACAGCACCTCTGCCCATAAACCCTCCTCTGGTAAGCCTTCAGAAATAAgttatataaaacacagacatgtttctCTGCTGATAAACTGAGACGATCTAAATAATGAGCAAACCTCAGCTTAGCCTCGtttagctctgcagaggaaactgggCTTGGAGGTGATtatctgaaagcagcatgaTGAGGGAACATACGGACTCGTGAAcactgagagagaaacaaaaaggcacaaacacacacaggctcaaaGATGCCAAACAGCCACATACACGTGTCAGAGTGACTGAGTAAGAGCCAGTTCGTGAGTCAGTGAGCTGGGAACGAGTCTGAAGTCGTTATTCATCACcgtgttttcttctttacacaaagaaaatctTCTCGATCAGATTCGTACAATGAGCAACGAGatccaaagtttaaaaaaaagacacatttctccCTGAGTTGGAATAGTTTCATCACATTAGACTAAATTGTGCTTTTGTTCTAGATTTTTGTTCCTAGTTTGAAGTGGACATTGTTCAGCTGGAAAAAGTGATGCAACAAACCATAATTTAATCAAAATCAAACCAAAATCAGTTTCTGGCTCTTAAacttaataaaaatacatgGAAACTAATTTGTCCAAACTTTGAACACTTTCAGCAACATTAAAAAACtctgtgtctgaaaacaacttatctcgagaaccgttcatcgTATCAACTTCTCACTAAACTCCGAatccaattctccagattttacccggaggtgATGTCTGACAAACGACTTATGAAGAAAGTGCAGTTTCCTATTTGGTGCAATTTGCATACGTTCAATATTCGAAACTCCGAATAAACAAGCGACTCGACAGCAGCAACGACGACTGAATCCTCAGTTCAGGTTCTGAGTCGAGCtccactgaactttgaataaacaggtgaacagctctttgtgcagcagcagcagctctttacttcaggttctgcaACAGGTCACTTTTACGGATTCCGACAGACAACTGCACCGagcatcaccacaggtcaaagaaacagcccgttccaaacaggcGGGTTTAGAACGGCCACTTCACTTGGTTGTAGTAAAAAGGTCTGAAACTTGCAAACTCACTGTGGCCCTTTAAACCTgagcgcatgcacacacattcctgAAACTGTACAAAAGGTTAACCTTGCACTAAACCTCTGAGTGTATCGTGACTCCGGCGCAGCCACTCAGAagctgctgatgttttcatgtctcCAAATGTGCTTTTCTGACATATTTCAAAGTGTGTGCTCGGCTTCTGACGCCGCTCAGTGTCGGACCTGTCAACTTTGACCAAAGCTCCTCTGTCACATGTCGACTGACTGAACTACAGCTGCGAGAGAAATgctgaaggagggagagaaagagggagagatagagagaggggggggggagggctcGACAGAAAGAGAGAACGACAATCAGGAGACTCACCGACACTCGCTCTGCTCCCACAAGGCACTGAGGCAGACATGGTGACCCCCTCGCCGCAGGCCGGCTCTCCGTCCGCCTGCATGAACACTCCAaactcatcttcctcctcctccttcctcctgtctgCAGCGGCCACGGTGGaacccctctcctcctcctgctctctcccacacctcctcttcccttcctgACCTCCGTCTCCGGCTGGCACTCtgagcacctcctcctcctcctgacaggGCAGGCTGGTTGCCATGGATCCCAGGGGGGGCAGAGAGGGGTCAGGATTAGCCggggagggtggaggagaggtggagggatcAGAGCAGGCGACATTAGGGAGGTCAGTGCTgctccctctgttctcctcaggaCGCCTGACGCTGCAGGTGTCTCCGTCGCTTTTCCTCCGTCCCCTGGATCCGTCTGCAGAGTCCTGTCGCCTCCACTCATCTTCTGCTGCACAGTTCTTCTCCACTTCTTTAGAACTGTCCTTCAGTGCGTCGCTAATGTTTGTCTCTTCCCTTGTGTGTCCGTCATCACCTTCATTGCTGACGCCGTCCAGCTCCCTCTCCCTgacctcctctcttttctcctctgactCCTGCTCATCTCTCTGCTCAGACTCTCTGCTCCTACTGTTGCATCTGTTTTCTGCTTCGCTCTCGAGGATGGAAGGATCTTTGAGACGGAGAAGTGAAGATGaagcttctctctcctccccctccccctcatGTTTGCAGAAGAGCTGAGGTTTCATGGTTTTCTCATCAGACTCAACATCCAGCTCttcattacccacaatgcctgAGTCCCCTTCATGATGCCTCTCTGGGAGCTCCGCTCGGCtcttctcttgttctctctcaaCCCAACAAGCCTGGTGGTCAGCAGAGCAGACGCTGCCCTCTGCAGGCGTAGAGGACTCAGGGGAGACTGCAGCGCTGATGGAGACAGGACgggtggagacagagacgtCCTCGCAGCAGTCGGAGACAACGGAGAATTCAGCAGGAGTCAGACAGACGGTCCTTTGCTCCTCTTCACTTtcagctctctccctctctgcgtCTGCACAATCAGGAAATCCATTTACATTAGCCACTTTGTCTTCACATGGATTTTCAGTTGCTTCTCTGTCGTTAAAACCTCCGCTGTGTCTCGATTTAAAGTCGTCGGTCAAGTGTCCAGACTGGACGTGAATGATGTAATTGTTTCCGTTACGTGTTTTCAGATTCTCCAAGTTTGaatcctgctcctcctctgaacAGTCGTGCATCCTGGGAGCGGTTTGCGTCTTCGGCTCCTCGCTGCTGTCGGCCTCTCTAATCTCTCCACCATCACAGCCACTGAGGGATTGTGGGTGAGGGCAGTTAGATTCTAGGTCAGGGTTTGCAGAAGCCAAAACAGAATTAGAGGACTGTAACTCCTCTTGCTTCTCCTTCCTCGTTCCTCTCACATCTTCTGTCCTCGGACCCTCACCTCCCTCGCCTTCAACCTGGCTCTCccttctctgctctctccttccACACTGAGAACAACTTTTAGCAGAAACATTGTGGCAGCATCTGGGACTTCTGCAaactccctctttctctttctcctgcctGGCTCTCCGGCCATCCTGCTGCATGCTGGGAGATTGTTCACTGTGCAGGCCTCCTTTGTCTCgctctt
Protein-coding regions in this window:
- the si:ch211-14c7.2 gene encoding uncharacterized protein si:ch211-14c7.2 — protein: MRPTTSTMLQQNNNNNYPCLNVSGSTREMLQKCSRASLPFPSRLELGLGDLPLIRGLRAWALCSKNRGKAGGLLGGGQAPVAPPAGHKGSTAGPRPADVHLSGEWGRMGYGLPLGVDARQAGIGALVTVATLKTSEGSGKTQTQCLFLRTEKGSCLYSTAKPGPGRTSVAASSGVGGWLRGKTGVGGRDAPAGRRDNGSNVPAQAGANRVRVRSGRRWRKSGNAAGREKTGVSKERQQRSREGAAGERQEERDKGGLHSEQSPSMQQDGRRARQEKEKEGVCRSPRCCHNVSAKSCSQCGRREQRRESQVEGEGGEGPRTEDVRGTRKEKQEELQSSNSVLASANPDLESNCPHPQSLSGCDGGEIREADSSEEPKTQTAPRMHDCSEEEQDSNLENLKTRNGNNYIIHVQSGHLTDDFKSRHSGGFNDREATENPCEDKVANVNGFPDCADAERERAESEEEQRTVCLTPAEFSVVSDCCEDVSVSTRPVSISAAVSPESSTPAEGSVCSADHQACWVEREQEKSRAELPERHHEGDSGIVGNEELDVESDEKTMKPQLFCKHEGEGEEREASSSLLRLKDPSILESEAENRCNSRSRESEQRDEQESEEKREEVRERELDGVSNEGDDGHTREETNISDALKDSSKEVEKNCAAEDEWRRQDSADGSRGRRKSDGDTCSVRRPEENRGSSTDLPNVACSDPSTSPPPSPANPDPSLPPLGSMATSLPCQEEEEVLRVPAGDGGQEGKRRCGREQEEERGSTVAAADRRKEEEEDEFGVFMQADGEPACGEGVTMSASVPCGSRASVAGESTQWTQGWTDSSFHQSDDAWTAFPSSDEGRDVAGQWWPTGAVEARRDRLSANQNLASVFAEAFPSPPGSSPGDLHAVPTLAQLLRGGASQDQGLLDGFHDLNKMIGQRYKRANGVSRDLLLTTLHLEPPPTDSRPAPRTTNRRLSPGLPSANQHAQNAAAKRRLSYDYNRNVTE